The following are encoded together in the Mastacembelus armatus chromosome 6, fMasArm1.2, whole genome shotgun sequence genome:
- the tigara gene encoding putative fructose-2,6-bisphosphatase TIGAR A: MRCYAVVNLQNMKALTFGLTLVRHGETQYNKEGLLQGQAIDSPLSQTGKQQAEAAGRYLKDVKFSNVFVSDMLRAQQTAETIMKHNSSCSVLQMVCDPLLKEISFGIAEGRPVQDVKDMARAAGQSFPGFTPPEGETQEQVKERVKKFMEKMLQQIGNEHWHHRVEDEAPLSAPTERSPVEGKADDGVKGIPVHALIVTHGAYMCVAVRHFVEELQCSLPQGSDKAHIFSLSPNTGLCRFLLTLRKEDSMFKLSEIHCVFIHRGDHVKQ, encoded by the exons ATGCGCTGTTACGCCGTCGTGAACTTGCAGAACATGAAAGCTCTTACGTTTGGCCTGACGCTTGTTCGACA TGGGGAGACACAGTACAACAAAGAAGGCTTGCTACAAG GCCAGGCTATAGATTCACCCTTGTCTCAGACTGGGAAGCAGCAGGCTGAAGCTGCAGGCCGGTACCTGAAAGATGTGAAGTTCAGCAACGTGTTTGTCAGTGATATGCTGCGGGCCCAGCAG ACGGCTGAAACaataatgaaacacaacagcagtTGTTCTGTTCTACAGATGGTGTGTGACCCTTTACTGAAAGAGATT AGCTTTGGGATAGCAGAGGGCAGACCAGTGCAGGATGTGAAAGACATGGCCAGGGCAGCTGGTCAGTCATTTCCAGGCTTCACACCTCCAGAGGGGGAGACGCAGGAGCAG GTGAAGGAGCGGGTCAAAAAGTTTATGGAGAAAATGCTCCAGCAAATTGGCAACGAACACTGGCACCACAGAGTGGAGGATGAAGCACCCTTATCTGCTCCAACAGAAAGATCTCCTGTGGAGGGGAAGGCGGACGATGGAGTGAAGGGCATCCCAGTCCATGCTTTGATTGTCACCCACGGGGCGTACATGTGTGTGGCAGTGCGCCACTTTGTGGAGGAGTTACAGTGCTCTCTGCCTCAGGGTTCTGACAAAGCACATATCTTCTCTTTAAGTCCTAACACAGGTCTGTGCCGGTTCCTACTAACCCTGAGAAAAGAGGACAGCATGTTCAAATTGTCAGAGATCCACTGTGTGTTCATCCACAGGGGGGACCATGTTAAACAGTAG
- the LOC113133090 gene encoding uncharacterized protein LOC113133090 has translation MQLVFFSLILTGVHVSVLVDCRPRIQDPEQRPQHLQNRFHTGPHSDMAVVVLPVPTDVNNYVSIFGLRGKCCLCMDLKGELFNSRQRDKGGCLFQDSFGLTDLQHMFYSTSWSQLLKMARDERRTTSQQPPEPSSTLLKTFLGPLVKRRRRSEEVNPSDPLRSQPHLSHSAKDHKDTFKGQRQHDQTGAVSKETITSCDDPLRVLQPNLPVSPVKTNIADRAEQE, from the exons ATGCAACTGGTTTTCTTCTCACTCATCCTGACCGGAGtacatgtgtctgtgctggtgGACTGTAGACCAAGGATCCAGGACCCAGAGCAACGGCCGCAACATCTGCAGAACAGATTTCACACAGGACCACATTCAGATATGGCCGTTG TTGTTTTGCCAGTACCAACAGATGTGAACAACTATGTGTCAATATTTGGCTTGAGAGGAAAATGCTGCCTCTGTATGGACTTAAAGGGAGAGCTGTTCAactct AGGCAAAGGGACAAAGGAGGATGTCTCTTTCAGGATAGCTTTGGTCTGACGGACCTTCAGCATATGTTTTACTCTACAAGTTGGAGTCAGCTGCTCAAAATGGCGAGGGATGAGCGGCGGACCACTAGCCAGCAGCCACCTGAACCCTCCTCAACCTTGCTGAAGACCTTCCTTGGTCCTTTGGTAAAAAGACGCAGGAGGAGTGAAGAGGTGAACCCCTCTGATCCACTAAGATCACAGCCACATCTGTCACATTCGGCAAAAGATCACAAGGACACATTCAAAGGGCAGCGTCAGCATGACCAGACTGGTGCTGTGTCCAAAGAGACCATCACCTCCTGTGATGACCCACTGCGGGTTTTACAGCCTAATCTGCCTGTCAGTCCTGTCAAGACCAATATCGCAGACAGGGCAGAGCAAGAGTAA